One genomic window of Prochlorococcus marinus str. NATL2A includes the following:
- a CDS encoding methyltransferase domain-containing protein — protein sequence MKLSSYDRNKCDISDDEIFYQQPRFVHHLSDSFRNRLTSLYTEYLLNHHIILDLMSSWVSHLPSNISYKKVIGHGMNEAELSSNERLDRFFVQNLNKKQNMPIEDSSVDVGLIVAGWQYLQYPEKVSLELSRVIKSDSLLIISFTNRAFWTKAPNIWTYSSEEKRIEYVTSVLTSNGWRIEKILNEKTQDKKLFGFYSSESDPFFSVIARNNKSNY from the coding sequence ATGAAACTCTCATCATACGATAGGAATAAGTGTGATATTAGTGACGATGAAATCTTTTATCAACAGCCAAGATTTGTTCATCACCTTAGCGATTCATTCAGAAATAGGCTGACAAGTTTATACACTGAGTATCTGCTTAATCATCACATTATTTTAGATTTAATGAGTAGTTGGGTAAGTCATTTACCATCTAATATTAGTTATAAAAAAGTTATTGGTCATGGAATGAATGAAGCTGAGTTAAGTTCTAATGAAAGACTTGATAGGTTCTTCGTACAAAATTTAAATAAGAAACAAAATATGCCAATTGAAGATTCTTCTGTTGATGTTGGATTAATTGTTGCAGGCTGGCAATATCTTCAATATCCTGAAAAAGTTTCATTAGAACTATCAAGGGTTATCAAATCTGATTCATTATTGATAATCTCCTTCACTAATCGAGCATTCTGGACAAAAGCTCCAAACATCTGGACATATTCGTCAGAGGAAAAAAGAATTGAATATGTAACTAGTGTCCTTACTTCTAATGGATGGAGGATAGAAAAAATATTAAATGAGAAAACTCAAGATAAAAAGCTTTTTGGGTTTTACTCATCAGAGAGTGATCCTTTTTTTTCAGTGATTGCAAGAAACAATAAGTCTAATTACTGA
- a CDS encoding DUF4335 domain-containing protein: MINLSYRFDQNSSSLELDGMPDVSNGDSENTIGILSSWTLKIIGSPTLEGEKEHLENLMQVILQYSRSYISGIRKTFISKKNIVMISPFGSSHKLRLNSTKKDVKPLEIILDDSELSDLTQCLDLLRFDSRFNLNWNITLDRPYSKRYINSSAYKSKKRFALFYAFILFLSTSSLMLLIPTNNKFDLSEPTKSSQTINE, translated from the coding sequence ATGATTAATTTATCTTATAGATTTGATCAAAACTCTTCATCTCTAGAACTAGATGGTATGCCAGATGTTTCAAATGGAGACTCAGAGAATACTATTGGTATCTTATCTTCATGGACATTGAAAATAATCGGCTCACCTACACTAGAGGGTGAAAAGGAACATCTTGAAAACTTGATGCAAGTAATTCTTCAATATTCACGGTCGTATATCTCTGGAATTCGAAAAACATTTATATCAAAAAAAAATATTGTAATGATCTCTCCATTTGGCAGTAGTCATAAATTACGTCTTAATAGTACAAAGAAAGATGTTAAGCCTCTAGAAATTATATTAGATGATTCAGAATTGTCTGATCTTACTCAATGTTTAGATCTATTGAGGTTTGATTCCAGATTTAACCTTAATTGGAATATCACTTTAGATAGACCTTACAGCAAGAGATATATTAATTCTAGTGCTTATAAATCAAAGAAAAGATTTGCTTTATTTTATGCATTCATTTTATTTTTATCTACAAGCTCCCTTATGTTATTGATCCCTACCAATAATAAATTTGATCTGAGCGAACCTACTAAATCATCTCAAACTATAAATGAATAA
- a CDS encoding DUF3038 domain-containing protein: MCDFIKPTLKLANQQTPVIIDTMKTSNLVATHSKEFINESNNFKTCGESGYLNCFISKDASKKLDFLLLVIETLQINAMDSLFLKANNIGLSDEFTSRVQFWKIRCSNPLRKSHTFSSLSFEQIDSLVELISSMAENLYPLIRQLLSSKESKTLNQERWILFSSRLKSLISERMNLKRSYIISLLNDDKHEFFRELLVILSLSCGKGGACRLKASLYHQS; encoded by the coding sequence GTGTGCGATTTTATTAAACCAACATTAAAGCTAGCAAATCAGCAAACTCCTGTCATTATTGACACTATGAAGACTTCTAATTTAGTTGCCACGCATAGTAAAGAATTCATTAATGAATCCAATAATTTTAAAACCTGTGGTGAAAGTGGTTATTTAAATTGTTTTATTTCAAAGGATGCCTCTAAAAAACTTGATTTTTTACTTTTAGTTATCGAAACGCTTCAAATCAATGCAATGGATTCCCTCTTTTTGAAGGCTAATAATATTGGTTTATCAGATGAGTTCACTAGTAGAGTTCAATTCTGGAAAATTAGATGTTCTAACCCGTTGAGGAAAAGTCACACCTTTTCATCACTCTCATTTGAGCAGATAGATTCTCTTGTTGAACTTATTTCTTCCATGGCAGAAAACCTTTATCCTCTTATTAGGCAATTACTTTCCTCCAAAGAATCTAAGACACTGAATCAAGAGCGATGGATTTTATTTAGTTCACGTCTTAAGTCACTTATATCCGAGAGGATGAATTTGAAGCGTAGTTATATAATCTCCTTATTAAATGATGATAAGCATGAATTTTTTAGAGAGTTATTAGTCATTCTTTCTTTGTCTTGTGGAAAAGGTGGTGCTTGTCGACTTAAAGCTTCTTTATATCACCAATCTTAG
- a CDS encoding adenine phosphoribosyltransferase, whose protein sequence is MDHLKKYITEINDYPKKGIVFKDLNPIYKEPKIWKELMFPLQNLISTKKPDYIAGIESRGFISASALAFKLEIGLITIRKPNKLPGEVIGTNYKLEYGEDRLEIQQNIMEKDSKIMLFDDLLATGGTAGAAGNLIKKAGGNLIGYAFLVELTELKGRENLDSNLFVETLIKY, encoded by the coding sequence ATGGATCACTTAAAAAAATACATTACAGAAATAAATGATTACCCGAAAAAGGGAATTGTCTTCAAAGACTTAAACCCAATATATAAAGAGCCCAAGATATGGAAAGAATTAATGTTTCCTCTTCAGAACCTGATATCTACTAAAAAACCTGATTATATTGCTGGCATAGAATCAAGAGGATTTATTTCTGCATCTGCATTGGCATTTAAGCTTGAGATAGGTTTAATTACTATTAGAAAACCTAATAAATTACCTGGAGAAGTAATAGGTACTAATTATAAGCTTGAATACGGTGAAGACAGATTAGAAATCCAGCAAAATATAATGGAAAAGGATAGTAAGATAATGTTATTTGATGATTTACTAGCTACAGGAGGAACAGCAGGTGCAGCAGGTAACTTGATCAAAAAAGCAGGTGGTAATTTAATTGGATATGCTTTTCTTGTAGAGCTAACTGAACTTAAAGGGAGAGAAAATTTAGATTCAAATTTATTTGTAGAAACCCTAATAAAGTATTAG
- a CDS encoding DUF2949 domain-containing protein encodes MINTINSINPPSTELCNFIIDNLGISQGALELGIKRSCLENSPLPIVMWSYGLITLSQLKIILLWLKNN; translated from the coding sequence GATTAATTCTATCAATCCTCCATCAACTGAATTGTGTAATTTCATAATTGATAACTTAGGTATAAGTCAGGGAGCGCTCGAATTAGGAATAAAAAGATCTTGTTTGGAAAATTCTCCACTTCCTATTGTAATGTGGAGTTATGGTTTAATTACATTGTCTCAACTAAAGATAATACTTTTGTGGCTAAAGAATAACTAA